A part of Amycolatopsis lurida genomic DNA contains:
- a CDS encoding thioesterase II family protein: MAGQAPSSWTRCFHPAPSAGMRLLAFPHAGGSASAYRAFSAALSPTIEVHTAQYPGRQDRMGEPVIDDIHVLAERLVDVAAALPEPFALFGHSMGAIVGFEVARRLEARGIVPAALFVSARRGPDIQKEKSHHLADDDTFLDEVSRLGGTDPTIFADPDIRALTLPALRGDYKAVETYRYRPGPDVSCPVVALAGNADPVLHLPDVENWREHTTGSFEMEVFEGGHFFLEDNLDAVVARILGKLTVSP; the protein is encoded by the coding sequence ATGGCAGGACAGGCTCCGAGCAGCTGGACGCGATGCTTCCATCCGGCACCGTCGGCCGGGATGCGGCTCCTCGCCTTCCCGCACGCGGGCGGATCGGCGAGCGCGTACCGCGCGTTTTCGGCTGCCCTCTCGCCCACGATCGAGGTGCACACCGCCCAGTACCCGGGAAGACAGGACCGGATGGGCGAGCCGGTCATCGACGACATCCACGTCCTGGCCGAGCGACTGGTGGACGTCGCCGCCGCGCTCCCGGAACCCTTCGCCCTCTTCGGGCACAGCATGGGCGCGATCGTCGGCTTCGAGGTCGCCCGGCGGCTCGAAGCACGCGGGATCGTTCCGGCGGCGCTGTTCGTCTCGGCCCGCCGTGGTCCCGATATCCAGAAGGAGAAGTCGCACCACCTCGCCGACGACGACACCTTCCTCGACGAGGTCAGCCGTCTCGGCGGCACGGACCCCACGATCTTCGCCGACCCGGACATCCGCGCGCTCACGTTGCCCGCGCTGCGCGGCGACTACAAGGCCGTCGAGACCTATCGCTACCGGCCCGGCCCCGACGTGAGCTGCCCGGTCGTGGCGCTCGCCGGGAACGCGGACCCGGTCCTGCATCTGCCGGACGTCGAAAACTGGCGCGAGCACACCACCGGCTCGTTCGAGATGGAGGTGTTCGAGGGCGGGCACTTCTTCCTCGAAGACAACCTCGACGCCGTCGTCGCGCGCATCCTCGGCAAGCTGACCGTCAGTCCCTGA